The Cutaneotrichosporon cavernicola HIS019 DNA, chromosome: 5 DNA segment TGTAGTCAACGATCATGGCGAGCCGGCTGGGAGGGAGAAAGATGCGTGCGCCGATGATCCCTGATGGTCAGCTGCaagcgaggaggcgccCGAGGGGAGACGGGGCCCGGAGCAGGAATGTCCCGAAGGGCTGAAGATGAACGTACCATACGTGCCTGCACCGCCTATCTAGTACGTTAGAGAACACGGACAGGTCACGCACTTGGTCAGCCTTGTCGACTGGGACCTCGGTTCCGTCAGTGCCGACGTTGGTGAAGGTGTCGATGATGAAGGCTTCTGTGGGATGTTAGGTGGGAAGATGGACTCGTTGCCTCTTAGCTCACCCAGAGTTGCGATGCGGGGTCGTTGTAGAGTCATTATGATTGTTTTAGTGATAGAAGTGTGAAAGAGAAGATGGCATGAAGAAACAACTACATGAACAAGAATAGGTGGGTAGAGGGGGAGACTGGCCTGGACTGGCTGGccaccctccaccttcccttcccGTCAATTCCAGACAGCAACCTTTAAACGCCACCCAACCATGGACCTATCCCAAAGGTTCATTTAACCCCACCCACTCATCAACATGCTGTAAACCATacgcgagggcgagctcacGATTAGTTGGGCGATTAGACGTTTGCATTCATTTCTATAGTGGTAGATTATGCTTTCCTCGAGCAAGCAAGGAGCGTGGGAGTGTGGGAGGGTGAtgggaaggaaggtggaggatggTGTATAGAGCTCTTGGTAAGATCGGCACCTTGCAGTCTGCTGCAAACTGGAGCAGCACTGCTCGTTTAAAGGAACGGCGGGTAGACGATCCAGCGGTTGCCCGGGAAGACCTTGGGGTCCTGCTCCTTCTTGTAGCGGCGGTACTTGCCAATGGCCCATGTGCCCATAAAGTACGACGCGATTGAGATGTAGACGAtggctgctgtcagctcatcGTCGAAGTAAATGTAGCAGACTCACTGCCAATGTCGCCGCCAGTCATGATAACCATGCCGAGAACGCCCATGGTCTCAAAGAAGTAATTGGCACACACGATCCACTGGAAACCGAAGCCGGTGGGATActtgcgcagctcaccGGGGCCGACTCTAAGCGTCGACAGGTGCAGATGCgtgttgaggttgagcacCTCGTTGATCTGTATCAGTCTAAACCACATCTGCAGGATGACACACTAGGATGAAAGCAGTCCAGAAGTAGATCCAGCTGGGCGAGTTAATGAGGctgtccttgagcgccacAGCGCCGTACGCGGGGCGGTAGAGCGTCAGGCCGATAAGGATACCCGTGATGCCCCAGTAGTACGCGCAGCTGGGCGTCAGCTCCTTTCACGTCACGGGAGCTCACTTGCGGAAGACAAACGCGAGGGGCACAGAGGGTCTCGAGAACTTGTGAACAAAGATCGACTCAAACTCGCGCTTGATGAAGTGCGCCACGATGAGGTTGCGAATCGTACTGCGGTCAGCTAATAACTCAGCTGTCAGCTCACATCTGGAGGAGAGACGGCTCAAAGTCGCCGTAGATTCTTCTACTGAactcgagaaggagcgggTTGATGAAGATCGGACCAGCCTGCTGTCAACTCTGTCAGGGATTGTAGAGCTCACATATTCCCAGATAAAGAGCCAGCGGTATCCGACCTGCGGgccgaggtccttgaggcGGAGCGCAGCGCCATCCGTGACACCGTAGTCGGCGAGCGTCTTGCGCTCGTCCGTGAGCGGGGTAGGCTTCTTATCGGTAGCAGTGGGAAGGCCGAGACGCTGGCGGGTCGCGTAgaactggggtcagcgcATGTCGGCAGAGCACGCATCTCCACGCGACGCACCTGGGGGTACTTGTTCGTCACGCCAGCCTTGACGTCGTGGATGGTAACGTCCGCAGCCGTCTTACCCGGGAAGTCGAGCGTGATAGTGGGTTTGCCTTTCGTCGATACCGATACCTTCATGATGAAAGCGAGAGAAGATAGAGAGATGAGAaatgagagatgagagatgcGAGTTGAATTCGGTCAACATTTGGGGCACTCCCACAACCCCTCTGACGCAACGCGGTTTCATCACCGCTAcgcccgcctccgcccCTGGTTTCCCAGTCCACGTGGTATCCCTAATCCCAATTAGAACAGGTGTTTCATTAGCGGATGCAAATTCCACTTTTCCGCGCGCCGGCCAATTTCGGTGAGTGCTCGTCTCGCGATCTCCAACTCGAACTCGAGCAAGCATTTCCACTCACAAGCCATGCTGCCGCGCACTGCCTGCCGGGCACTCCGCCCTGTGGCTTCGACGTCGCGCCTCGCGTTGGCGCCTCGCCTGACCCCCGCGCCCCGATTTGCTCGCTTCTCGACCGAGACGACCAGCAACAccgccgaggtggacgacTTGTTCCTCGGTCCACCTCCGCCCAAGCAGAACAACGATGCGGTCATGAAGCGCTTCACTGGTCCCGGATTCCCTCGCATTCCCGTGCGTGCTCTTGCGTCTAAGCTAACGAAAGGGTCTGCGTCACCTTGTCCTCCCCTTCCACCCTCACTTGTACCAGGGCAAGCCTATCCGCGAGCTCACCGTCGCGCGCAGGCGTAAGGGTGGTCGTTCGCCCCAGACCGGACGGGTGATTAACAAGGCTGTCGGTGGTGGACACAAGCAGCGTATTCGTATTGTTGACTTCtaccgcctcgaggacg contains these protein-coding regions:
- the TSC13 gene encoding uncharacterized protein (3-oxo-5-alpha-steroid 4-dehydrogenase), with translation MKVSVSTKGKPTITLDFPGKTAADVTIHDVKAGVTNKYPQFYATRQRLGLPTATDKKPTPLTDERKTLADYGVTDGAALRLKDLGPQVGYRWLFIWEYAGPIFINPLLLEFSRRIYGDFEPSLLQITIRNLIVAHFIKREFESIFVHKFSRPSVPLAFVFRNCAYYWGITGILIGLTLYRPAYGAVALKDSLINSPSWIYFWTAFILINEVLNLNTHLHLSTLRVGPGELRKYPTGFGFQWIVCANYFFETMGVLGMVIMTGGDIGTIVYISIASYFMGTWAIGKYRRYKKEQDPKVFPGNRWIVYPPFL